Proteins from a single region of Paenibacillus sp. BIHB 4019:
- a CDS encoding YpdA family putative bacillithiol disulfide reductase: MIREEAIIIGAGPCGLAAAIELQRIGIRPLIIEKSHLVHSISQYPTYMHFFSTPELLEIGGIPFTTPNDKPSRLEAMNYYRTAALRHELRINPYETVTRVVRENGRFTLSSTNRFGEPLTYSSRYVIIATGYFDHPNYLGIPGEELEKVTHFFREAHPYTGMEVAIIGGSNSAIDAALELERIGAKVTVIYRGEHYSSSIKPWVKPGFESKVAKGQIAMRFRSRVTSIDDRSVTLEDPEGKHTIANDFVLALTGFHPDRDFLTDTGVVMAEEGYPFFDEATMETNVPNLFLAGVVASRHEANEIFIESGRFHGRKIAAHIAQNTTADK; this comes from the coding sequence ATGATTAGAGAAGAAGCTATCATTATTGGCGCTGGTCCATGCGGCCTTGCCGCGGCCATTGAGCTGCAGCGCATCGGAATCCGCCCCCTTATTATAGAGAAAAGCCATCTGGTCCATTCGATTTCGCAGTATCCGACCTATATGCATTTTTTCAGCACGCCGGAGCTGCTTGAAATTGGCGGCATTCCTTTCACGACGCCGAATGACAAGCCTTCGCGGCTTGAAGCGATGAATTATTATCGCACAGCGGCGCTGCGGCATGAGCTGCGGATTAATCCCTATGAGACGGTAACGCGCGTCGTTCGTGAAAATGGCCGCTTTACGCTCTCCAGCACGAATCGCTTTGGCGAACCGCTGACCTATTCCAGCCGCTATGTTATTATTGCCACTGGTTATTTTGACCATCCAAATTATTTGGGCATACCTGGGGAAGAGCTGGAGAAGGTGACGCATTTTTTCCGCGAGGCCCATCCGTATACCGGCATGGAGGTTGCAATTATTGGGGGCAGCAATTCCGCTATAGATGCAGCGCTTGAGCTCGAACGCATCGGGGCGAAGGTGACCGTCATTTATCGGGGTGAGCACTATTCTTCAAGTATAAAGCCTTGGGTGAAGCCTGGCTTTGAAAGCAAAGTCGCCAAGGGACAAATTGCCATGCGCTTCCGCTCTCGCGTTACGAGCATCGATGACCGCAGCGTCACGCTTGAAGATCCAGAGGGCAAGCATACGATTGCGAATGATTTTGTGCTTGCGCTGACAGGCTTTCATCCGGATCGGGATTTCCTGACGGATACGGGAGTCGTGATGGCTGAGGAAGGGTATCCATTTTTCGACGAAGCTACGATGGAGACGAATGTGCCGAACTTGTTTCTCGCTGGTGTAGTTGCTTCACGACATGAAGCGAATGAAATTTTCATTGAAAGCGGACGCTTCCACGGTAGAAAAATTGCCGCGCATATCGCCCAAAACACCACAGCAGACAAATAA
- the xerS gene encoding tyrosine recombinase XerS, with amino-acid sequence MNIIKVKDRQELDKRVPSMPWYIEKFINYKLPDLSPSSLLEYVRDYELFLNWLVTEGLSEAAVIKDVQLSELEQLHMDSIDSFRMFLATHPSHNNRKTTITRKLSSLRSLFHYLSQIAEDEQFYPLLKRNVMAKVAIKRTSKPKDTAAKLEGKLLQEEEIGEFLAYIASGYESDLAGNKQALYSYELNKIRDTCIISFILHSGLRVSELINLNVDDIDMKKKLAHVYRKGKNDDSFKTPVYFRQEAVDDLQVYLQMRDTHYKAPKREKALFLAIANGKKEGSRMTKRAVQAMVMKYAKRFGKPYLSVHKLRHSFATDYYLRNDLYKTQEQLGHASPETTQIYAHLTDKTMAEAIDRE; translated from the coding sequence TTGAACATTATTAAAGTGAAGGATCGGCAGGAGCTGGACAAACGGGTTCCATCTATGCCTTGGTATATTGAGAAATTTATTAATTATAAGCTGCCCGACCTCTCTCCTTCGTCGCTGCTTGAGTATGTAAGGGATTACGAGCTTTTTTTGAATTGGCTCGTGACGGAAGGGCTTTCTGAGGCGGCGGTCATAAAGGATGTTCAGTTAAGCGAGCTGGAGCAGCTGCATATGGACAGCATTGACAGCTTCCGCATGTTTCTCGCTACCCATCCGAGCCATAATAATCGTAAAACGACGATTACCCGCAAGCTGTCCTCCCTGCGCTCGCTGTTTCATTATTTGAGCCAAATCGCTGAGGATGAGCAGTTTTATCCGCTGTTGAAGCGCAATGTCATGGCAAAGGTCGCTATTAAGCGTACAAGCAAGCCTAAGGATACGGCGGCGAAGCTCGAAGGCAAGCTGCTGCAGGAGGAGGAGATTGGGGAGTTTCTTGCGTATATTGCCAGCGGCTACGAAAGCGATCTTGCCGGCAACAAGCAGGCGCTGTATTCCTATGAGCTGAACAAAATACGGGATACGTGCATTATCAGCTTTATTTTGCATTCCGGCCTGCGCGTATCCGAGCTCATTAATCTCAACGTCGATGACATTGATATGAAAAAAAAGCTCGCGCATGTTTACCGCAAAGGTAAAAACGACGATTCGTTTAAAACCCCGGTCTATTTTCGCCAAGAAGCGGTGGATGACCTTCAAGTATACCTGCAAATGCGCGACACACATTATAAAGCGCCAAAGCGTGAAAAAGCGCTGTTCCTTGCCATTGCGAATGGTAAAAAAGAAGGCTCGCGCATGACGAAACGGGCCGTGCAGGCGATGGTGATGAAATATGCGAAGCGGTTCGGCAAGCCCTACTTATCCGTACATAAGCTGCGCCATTCGTTCGCAACTGACTATTATTTGCGCAATGACCTATACAAAACACAAGAGCAGCTTGGGCATGCATCGCCGGAGACGACGCAAATTTACGCCCATTTGACCGATAAGACGATGGCGGAAGCGATTGATCGGGAATAA
- a CDS encoding ADP-heptose synthase: MPRRFVIEAVMVATYGHLLVPSSAIDYVVPYSSILELYDMRDGSDPVMEDPDDDAHVKNKIGELIAFFEDPLNRKKIERTMQVPWRESSPLLLNERIQFTIVHAVDSAQYGEAFDPIETELLLTALKFNLPLLSDQFEFQDKLIQAEIPVQIYDIEDFEFAVEEGISATDMELSKDF; the protein is encoded by the coding sequence ATGCCGCGACGGTTTGTAATAGAAGCAGTAATGGTGGCTACTTATGGTCACCTTCTCGTTCCAAGCAGCGCTATTGATTATGTTGTTCCTTATTCATCCATTTTGGAGCTATATGATATGAGAGACGGATCAGATCCTGTTATGGAAGATCCAGATGATGATGCTCATGTCAAAAATAAAATCGGCGAGCTGATTGCTTTTTTTGAAGATCCGCTCAATCGTAAAAAAATCGAACGCACGATGCAGGTGCCATGGCGGGAAAGCTCGCCGCTGCTGCTGAACGAGCGAATACAGTTTACAATTGTACATGCTGTGGACAGTGCACAATACGGCGAAGCATTCGATCCGATCGAAACGGAGCTGCTGCTGACCGCATTGAAATTTAATTTGCCGCTGCTGTCCGACCAGTTTGAGTTTCAGGATAAATTGATTCAAGCCGAGATTCCTGTGCAAATTTACGACATTGAGGATTTTGAGTTTGCGGTGGAAGAGGGCATTTCCGCTACAGATATGGAGTTGTCCAAAGATTTTTGA